Proteins encoded in a region of the Mycolicibacterium chitae genome:
- a CDS encoding VOC family protein — translation MAQAIEPSRDGHKDLHSDQGAVRGEHAGRARDPIIRVADIAWLEFDKPDLVRAEAFARSFGFGIALRDPQELHLRGTKAGSPCVIMRRGQRARFAGLALRAADEVDVLRLADKTGATVHRLPEAIGGMAVQLSDPSGMAVKIVAGMHDLPDQPAQGPQILNTGPDTARVNATVRPPRVPARVQRLGHVVLQSTTYMKTLNWYLDTFGMIVSDFLFFPGQRARGPAMSFIRCDRGATPADHHTLALALGPANRYVHSAYEVSDLDALAAGGEYLRERGYYRSWGIGRHIQGSQLFDYWRDPDGLLVEHFADGDMFDNTLEPGWAPFTASGLAQWGPPATKDFLDADPRAARHQLTSMVSALRGDNEFDLNRLVGLVKVAIS, via the coding sequence GTGGCACAGGCGATCGAACCGAGTCGAGACGGCCACAAGGACCTACACAGCGACCAAGGCGCGGTGCGTGGCGAGCATGCCGGCCGCGCGCGGGATCCGATCATTCGGGTCGCGGACATCGCATGGTTGGAGTTCGACAAGCCCGATCTGGTGCGCGCGGAGGCATTTGCGCGGTCGTTCGGGTTCGGTATCGCTTTGCGTGATCCGCAGGAACTGCATCTTCGCGGCACCAAGGCCGGATCGCCGTGTGTGATCATGCGCCGCGGTCAGCGCGCTCGCTTTGCGGGGCTGGCGTTGCGGGCTGCCGACGAAGTGGATGTGCTGCGGCTCGCCGATAAGACGGGCGCCACCGTGCATCGGCTGCCGGAGGCGATCGGCGGGATGGCGGTGCAACTGAGTGATCCGAGTGGGATGGCGGTCAAGATCGTTGCGGGAATGCACGATCTGCCCGACCAGCCTGCTCAGGGGCCGCAGATTCTGAACACCGGTCCCGATACCGCGCGGGTCAACGCCACGGTCCGTCCGCCGCGGGTGCCGGCACGGGTGCAACGGCTGGGCCATGTGGTGTTGCAGTCCACCACCTATATGAAGACCCTGAACTGGTATCTGGATACGTTCGGGATGATCGTCAGCGACTTCCTGTTCTTCCCCGGGCAGCGAGCGCGGGGTCCGGCGATGAGTTTCATCCGGTGTGATCGCGGCGCCACGCCAGCCGATCACCACACGCTGGCCTTGGCGTTAGGGCCGGCCAACCGCTATGTGCACTCGGCATATGAGGTCAGCGATCTGGACGCGCTGGCCGCCGGCGGCGAATATCTGCGCGAGCGTGGCTATTACCGCTCCTGGGGGATCGGTCGTCACATCCAGGGCAGCCAGCTGTTCGACTACTGGCGCGACCCCGACGGGTTGCTGGTCGAGCACTTCGCCGACGGCGACATGTTCGACAACACCCTCGAACCCGGCTGGGCGCCGTTCACCGCGTCGGGACTGGCGCAGTGGGGCCCGCCGGCCACCAAGGACTTCCTCGACGCAGATCCGCGTGCCGCCCGCCATCAGCTGACGTCCATGGTCTCGGCCCTGCGCGGTGACAACGAATTCGACCTCAACCGTCTTGTCGGCCTAGTGAAAGTAGCGATCTCATGA
- a CDS encoding fumarylacetoacetate hydrolase family protein, with product MTTSVLRTSDGWWVHTPTGAVQIATAATTTAELLTDRAAIDAAAVGGDAVPVEELQLLSPVTAPCRVIAQMTNFESHAVDSGMDPKTLPLTFFRKSSASITGPFGEIVRPAHVTLLDYEVEIGLVIGRDVPAGSTVAENDLADIIAGLTITNDVSARDIQLPKTQFYEGKSYPTFTPVGPALVLLDGAELSRFGDLRLRLSVSGEERQNSLVEGDMLYRPLQALQSLTRFQDLAAGDLVLTGTPAGTALTAPPKPIEMIGNLLPPAVKWKAFFSRQAKNRKYLQHGDVVEASVATDDGVIDLGTQRLSVRHA from the coding sequence ATGACCACTTCCGTCCTGCGTACATCCGATGGCTGGTGGGTTCACACGCCGACAGGCGCCGTCCAGATCGCCACGGCTGCGACCACCACCGCGGAGCTGCTGACCGACAGGGCCGCGATCGACGCCGCCGCGGTGGGCGGGGACGCGGTACCCGTCGAGGAACTGCAACTGCTGTCACCGGTGACCGCACCGTGCCGAGTCATTGCCCAGATGACGAACTTCGAATCCCACGCCGTCGATTCCGGAATGGACCCGAAGACGCTGCCACTGACCTTCTTTCGCAAGTCGTCGGCCTCGATCACCGGTCCGTTCGGGGAGATCGTCCGGCCCGCGCACGTCACACTGCTGGACTACGAGGTCGAGATCGGTCTGGTCATCGGGCGCGACGTTCCGGCTGGTTCGACGGTGGCCGAGAACGACCTGGCCGACATCATCGCCGGGTTGACTATCACCAACGATGTGTCCGCCCGCGACATCCAGCTCCCGAAGACCCAGTTCTACGAGGGCAAGTCGTACCCGACGTTCACACCCGTCGGCCCGGCGCTGGTGCTTCTCGATGGCGCCGAGCTGTCACGGTTCGGTGACCTGCGACTGCGACTCAGCGTCAGCGGCGAAGAACGCCAGAACTCGCTGGTCGAAGGTGACATGCTGTACCGCCCGTTACAGGCACTGCAGTCGCTCACCCGCTTCCAGGACCTGGCTGCCGGTGACTTGGTGCTGACCGGGACCCCGGCGGGCACCGCGCTGACCGCCCCGCCGAAGCCGATCGAGATGATCGGCAACCTGCTACCGCCGGCGGTCAAGTGGAAGGCATTCTTCTCCCGCCAGGCCAAAAACCGGAAGTATCTGCAGCACGGCGATGTCGTCGAAGCGTCGGTCGCCACCGACGACGGTGTGATCGATCTGGGCACACAACGGCTGTCGGTGCGCCATGCATGA